One Burkholderia sp. 9120 DNA window includes the following coding sequences:
- a CDS encoding IS91 family transposase encodes MLEVADIFRSHGPAWRTTTHLSLGQLKVMSAIERCRTAALGGHVLRCSGCTRTEVSFNSCRNRHCPKCQASAAHRWLEARQADLLPIEYFHVVFTLPASISAIAWYNKRIIYGLLLDIAADTLRTIAGDPRHLGAHIGATLVLHTWGSALTHHPHVHGIVPGGGLSPDGERWIACRPGFFLPVRVLSRLFRRRFLEALADAHRRGQLQFFGEYTGLADPATFARWLAPLRTCEWVVYAKRPFAGPQAVLEYLSRYTHRVAISNQRLVAFDERGVTFRWKDYRAKGRTRYKTMTLEAGEFMRRFLLHVLPGGFHRIRHYGLLANPVRRARLAKLRDLLHVAPKVSPPPDDTVLQTRPVFICRHCGAPMIVIDILARSAPIRAPPMCRRQT; translated from the coding sequence ATGCTGGAGGTTGCGGACATCTTCCGCAGCCACGGGCCAGCGTGGCGGACCACGACACACCTGAGCCTGGGGCAGCTGAAGGTCATGTCGGCCATCGAACGGTGCCGCACGGCGGCACTGGGCGGACATGTGCTGCGCTGTTCAGGCTGCACAAGGACAGAGGTGTCGTTCAACTCGTGCCGGAACCGGCATTGCCCGAAGTGCCAGGCCAGCGCCGCACACCGCTGGCTGGAGGCACGCCAGGCCGATCTGCTACCCATCGAGTACTTCCACGTCGTCTTCACGCTTCCCGCATCCATCAGTGCGATTGCCTGGTACAACAAACGGATCATCTACGGCCTGCTGCTCGACATCGCCGCTGACACGCTGCGCACGATCGCCGGGGATCCCAGGCATCTCGGCGCCCACATTGGCGCCACGCTCGTACTGCACACCTGGGGCTCGGCGCTCACGCATCACCCGCATGTGCACGGCATCGTTCCCGGTGGCGGGCTCTCGCCTGACGGTGAGCGCTGGATCGCCTGCCGGCCCGGGTTCTTCCTGCCCGTGCGCGTCCTCTCACGCCTGTTCCGGCGCCGCTTCCTCGAAGCACTCGCAGACGCACACCGGCGCGGCCAGTTGCAGTTCTTCGGCGAGTACACCGGGCTCGCTGATCCCGCTACCTTTGCCCGGTGGCTTGCGCCGCTACGTACCTGCGAATGGGTGGTCTATGCCAAACGCCCGTTCGCCGGACCGCAAGCGGTGCTCGAGTACCTCTCACGCTACACGCACCGCGTCGCCATCTCCAACCAGCGCCTCGTCGCCTTCGATGAGCGCGGCGTGACGTTCCGCTGGAAGGACTACCGCGCAAAGGGACGCACCCGCTACAAGACCATGACCCTCGAAGCCGGCGAATTCATGCGCCGCTTCCTGCTCCATGTGCTGCCCGGTGGCTTCCATCGCATCCGTCACTACGGACTGCTCGCCAACCCGGTGCGCCGCGCCCGTCTCGCGAAGTTGCGGGACCTGCTGCACGTCGCACCCAAGGTCAGCCCGCCACCGGATGACACTGTCCTCCAGACGCGGCCCGTCTTCATCTGCCGGCACTGCGGAGCACCGATGATCGTCATCGACATCCTCGCGCGCAGCGCCCCGATCCGCGCACCGCCCATGTGCCGGCGTCAAACATGA
- a CDS encoding helix-turn-helix transcriptional regulator has translation MTVKRSAPPAARPAPISIALGKRIKECRHEADKSQETLAFEAHVDRTYISAIERGIANPSVETLANICHALGITLAGLFEPLEGVSLAPTGSRRANAATPPEIKRSRLR, from the coding sequence ATGACCGTCAAGCGCTCAGCACCTCCCGCCGCCCGTCCGGCCCCGATCTCGATTGCTCTCGGCAAGCGGATCAAGGAGTGCCGGCACGAAGCCGACAAATCGCAGGAAACGCTCGCCTTCGAGGCGCACGTTGATCGCACCTACATCTCAGCGATCGAACGCGGCATTGCGAATCCGTCCGTCGAGACGCTGGCGAACATCTGCCATGCGCTGGGCATCACGCTGGCGGGGCTGTTTGAGCCGCTGGAGGGTGTGTCGCTTGCGCCGACAGGTTCACGCCGGGCCAACGCGGCGACGCCGCCCGAGATCAAACGCAGCCGCCTGCGCTGA
- a CDS encoding integrase arm-type DNA-binding domain-containing protein, giving the protein MSLTDLAVRNAKPQPKPYKLTDGDGMFLLVQPNGGKYWRLAYRFLGKQKTLALGVYPEVSLSLARLRRTEAREKLALGVDPNEAKKADKQASRLAANNSFEAVARGWMDERKSNVETGQYDKTLARFEKDIFPWLSKRPIENIEAPEILAVLKRVDSRGARFTAHRVRSEINRVFRYAIKEGFCKSNPATDLVDAIPPAQTTHFAAITEPVKVGEMLRAFDGFGGTFPVLCALKLAPMLFVRPGELRKAEWSQFDFEKAEWRYLVTKTKTEHLVPLSRQAVQILKDLQALTGDGRYVFPGARSKLRPMSDAAINAALRRLGYDTRTEITGHGFRAMARTILHEELEQKPEVIEHQLAHTVPDTLGRAYNRTKFIKERRLMMQKWADYLDQLRIGAKILPLQAAG; this is encoded by the coding sequence ATGAGCCTCACAGATCTTGCCGTCCGCAACGCCAAGCCTCAGCCCAAGCCATACAAACTGACTGACGGAGATGGCATGTTCCTGTTGGTACAACCCAATGGCGGGAAATATTGGCGCCTTGCGTATCGCTTTCTAGGCAAACAAAAGACGTTGGCCCTGGGCGTTTACCCAGAGGTAAGCCTCTCCTTAGCTCGGTTACGTCGCACGGAAGCTCGAGAAAAGTTAGCCTTGGGGGTCGATCCGAACGAGGCGAAGAAGGCTGACAAACAGGCGTCTCGACTCGCCGCCAACAATTCGTTTGAGGCAGTTGCTCGCGGCTGGATGGATGAGCGTAAGTCGAATGTCGAAACTGGGCAGTACGACAAGACCCTCGCTCGCTTCGAAAAGGATATATTCCCATGGCTCAGCAAACGTCCGATTGAAAATATAGAGGCGCCCGAAATTCTGGCCGTGTTGAAGCGGGTCGACAGCCGTGGAGCACGCTTCACTGCACATCGGGTGCGCAGCGAGATCAATAGAGTATTCCGATACGCTATCAAGGAAGGATTTTGCAAAAGCAATCCAGCCACGGATCTCGTAGATGCGATCCCTCCGGCTCAAACTACGCACTTCGCAGCGATCACGGAACCCGTTAAGGTTGGGGAAATGCTGCGTGCTTTCGATGGGTTCGGCGGTACCTTTCCGGTGCTTTGCGCACTCAAGCTGGCACCTATGCTGTTTGTACGTCCTGGCGAGCTACGCAAAGCCGAGTGGTCCCAGTTCGATTTCGAGAAAGCTGAGTGGCGCTATCTGGTCACGAAAACCAAGACGGAGCATCTCGTTCCGCTCTCTCGACAAGCAGTACAAATTCTCAAAGATCTGCAGGCGTTGACAGGCGATGGACGTTACGTGTTTCCAGGAGCGCGGTCGAAATTACGTCCGATGAGCGATGCCGCAATCAATGCAGCGCTACGTCGCTTAGGGTACGACACTCGTACCGAAATCACCGGACATGGCTTTCGAGCAATGGCGCGTACGATCCTCCATGAGGAACTGGAGCAAAAACCCGAAGTGATCGAGCATCAGCTTGCTCATACAGTCCCAGACACCCTCGGTCGAGCATACAACCGAACGAAATTCATCAAGGAACGGCGACTAATGATGCAGAAATGGGCAGACTACTTGGATCAACTTAGAATTGGTGCGAAGATTCTTCCACTTCAAGCAGCGGGATGA
- a CDS encoding YkgJ family cysteine cluster protein, translating into MADRAGKRESPFRVAGHACRPDCGACCIAPSISSPIPGMPDGKPAGVRCVQLGDDLRCAIFGQPERPACCSGLQPQMDMCGTERDEALAWLTQLEVQTRPRN; encoded by the coding sequence GTGGCGGACCGCGCGGGGAAACGCGAGTCGCCGTTTCGCGTCGCGGGTCACGCGTGCCGGCCCGATTGCGGCGCGTGCTGTATCGCGCCGTCGATTTCGAGTCCGATTCCCGGTATGCCCGACGGTAAGCCGGCCGGCGTGCGCTGCGTGCAACTCGGCGACGATCTGCGCTGCGCGATCTTCGGTCAGCCGGAGCGTCCGGCGTGCTGTTCCGGTCTGCAACCGCAGATGGACATGTGCGGCACGGAGCGCGACGAAGCCCTCGCGTGGCTGACGCAGCTCGAAGTGCAAACCCGGCCGCGCAATTAG
- a CDS encoding site-specific integrase, whose product MTSLPANTSPLRQRMIDDMRMRQLAPKTQDIYLHIVREFTRFLGRSPDTATVEDLRRYQLYLVDHGTSAVSLNHAITGLKFFFTVTLDRPELMVRMQPVRVPRILPVVLSPDEVRRLIEAAGNLKHQTALSVAYGAGLRASEVVALKVADVDSERMTLRIEQGKGRRDRYAMLSPVLLERLRVWWRVARAQGKMPDGGWLFPGLDPLDQLSTRQLNRAIHAAAEAAHIDKRVSMHTLQHSFATHLLEQKVDIRVIQVLLGHAKLENTALYVQVATDLLHEVTSPLDCLPPG is encoded by the coding sequence ATGACCTCCTTACCGGCAAACACCAGCCCACTGCGCCAGCGCATGATCGACGACATGCGCATGCGCCAGCTTGCCCCCAAGACGCAGGACATCTATCTGCACATCGTGCGTGAGTTCACCCGGTTTCTCGGGCGCTCACCTGACACGGCCACCGTCGAGGACCTGCGCCGTTACCAGCTCTATCTGGTCGACCACGGCACATCGGCCGTGTCGCTGAATCACGCGATCACCGGCCTGAAGTTCTTCTTCACCGTCACGCTCGACCGGCCCGAGCTGATGGTCAGGATGCAACCGGTGCGCGTGCCCCGCATATTGCCCGTCGTGCTCAGTCCCGACGAAGTGCGGCGACTCATCGAGGCGGCTGGCAACCTGAAGCACCAGACCGCGCTGTCGGTCGCGTACGGCGCGGGGCTACGCGCCAGCGAAGTGGTAGCGCTGAAGGTCGCCGACGTCGACAGCGAACGCATGACACTGCGCATCGAGCAGGGCAAGGGTCGCCGTGACCGCTACGCCATGCTCTCGCCGGTGCTGCTCGAACGTCTGCGTGTGTGGTGGCGCGTGGCCCGTGCGCAGGGCAAGATGCCCGATGGCGGGTGGCTGTTTCCCGGGCTCGATCCGCTCGACCAGTTAAGCACGCGACAGTTGAACCGTGCCATTCATGCCGCCGCCGAGGCCGCGCACATCGACAAGCGCGTGTCCATGCATACGCTGCAGCATAGCTTTGCGACACACCTCCTCGAACAGAAGGTCGACATCCGCGTAATCCAGGTGCTGCTCGGCCATGCGAAGCTCGAGAACACCGCACTCTACGTCCAGGTGGCTACCGACCTGCTTCACGAGGTCACCAGTCCCCTGGACTGTCTGCCTCCCGGGTAG
- the trmB gene encoding tRNA (guanosine(46)-N7)-methyltransferase TrmB: MIHDPNDAGLPDDLPTPSSAADDHPATGDAAAPQGEALHLRRIRSFVTRAGRVSTGQRRAMDELGPRYVVPFTPQQPDWNSVFGRAAPRVLEIGFGMGATTAEIASHRPDDDFLGVEVHEPGVGALLKLMGEQNVSNIRIIQHDAVEVLEQMIAPDSLDGVHIFFPDPWHKARHHKRRLIQPKFVALLVSRLKPGAYLHCATDWQNYAEQMLEVLDAEPALANTADGYAPRPDYRPVTKFERRGLRLGHGVWDLVFRKRD, translated from the coding sequence ATGATCCACGATCCCAACGACGCCGGCCTGCCGGACGACCTCCCTACGCCTTCCAGCGCAGCCGACGACCACCCCGCCACCGGCGACGCCGCCGCGCCGCAAGGCGAAGCCCTGCACCTGCGCCGCATCCGCAGCTTTGTGACGCGCGCCGGCCGCGTCTCGACCGGCCAGCGCCGCGCCATGGACGAGCTCGGCCCGCGCTACGTGGTGCCGTTCACGCCGCAACAACCCGACTGGAACAGCGTGTTCGGCCGCGCCGCGCCGCGCGTGCTGGAAATCGGCTTCGGCATGGGCGCGACCACGGCGGAGATCGCCTCGCACCGCCCTGACGACGATTTCCTCGGCGTCGAAGTACACGAGCCCGGCGTCGGTGCGCTGCTGAAACTGATGGGCGAGCAGAACGTGTCGAACATCCGCATCATTCAGCACGACGCGGTGGAAGTGCTCGAGCAGATGATCGCTCCGGACAGCCTCGACGGCGTGCACATCTTCTTTCCGGATCCGTGGCACAAGGCGCGTCATCACAAACGCCGGCTGATCCAGCCGAAGTTCGTCGCATTGCTGGTGTCGCGGCTGAAACCGGGCGCGTATCTGCACTGCGCGACCGACTGGCAAAACTACGCCGAGCAGATGCTCGAAGTACTCGACGCCGAACCCGCGCTGGCCAATACCGCCGACGGTTACGCCCCGCGTCCCGACTATCGTCCGGTGACGAAGTTCGAGCGCCGCGGGCTGCGGCTCGGCCACGGCGTTTGGGATCTCGTATTCCGCAAACGCGACTGA
- a CDS encoding ABC transporter transmembrane domain-containing protein, with protein sequence MSPERLSRTPFPALAFGHDGKHFILAGSDGETVLVLEPNAQATVVRSREEVSERSNGRLMLFASRASLAGELARFDFSWFIPAVVKYRRLLLEVLFVSLILQLFGLVSPLMFQVVMDKVLTNRAYDTLNVVCIALLVSSVFEILLTGLRNYIFSHTTNRIDVELGARLFRHLFALPLAYFGARRVGDTVARVRELENIRNFLTGQALTAVIDLTFSVIFLAVMCMYSVWLTLIVAVSLPIYAAISAGLNPILRGRLNEKFARGADNQSFLVEAVSSFETVKSMAVEPQFVRRWEGQLAAYVAAGFRVSSLGNVGQQLIQLVGKFVTLGIHRTERNRSGQSTRQCGHYMGNKCSGSWKMKLALTDRQKEIVSNLRVKDAGKNTATFDSLDAGEMTFAEIDVICGLINAEFMMEGILPTFEPNEYGLELERLLDLINRPRLRT encoded by the coding sequence ATGTCGCCCGAGAGGCTTTCGCGCACCCCGTTTCCCGCACTGGCCTTCGGTCACGATGGCAAGCACTTCATTCTCGCAGGCAGCGACGGAGAGACTGTCCTCGTACTCGAACCAAACGCACAGGCCACCGTCGTACGTTCGCGCGAAGAGGTGTCCGAGCGATCAAACGGACGACTGATGCTTTTCGCGTCGCGGGCGTCGCTCGCTGGCGAACTCGCGCGTTTCGATTTCTCCTGGTTTATCCCGGCAGTCGTCAAGTATCGCCGGCTATTGCTGGAGGTGCTGTTCGTATCGTTGATCCTTCAGCTCTTCGGTCTCGTCTCGCCGTTGATGTTTCAGGTCGTGATGGACAAGGTCTTGACGAACCGTGCGTACGATACGCTTAACGTGGTCTGTATTGCGTTGCTGGTCAGTTCGGTGTTCGAAATCCTGCTTACAGGGCTGCGTAACTATATTTTCTCTCACACGACAAACCGGATCGACGTCGAGCTCGGTGCCCGCCTTTTCCGGCACCTGTTCGCCCTCCCTCTTGCGTATTTTGGTGCCCGCCGTGTCGGCGATACCGTGGCACGTGTCCGGGAACTCGAGAACATTCGAAACTTTCTGACCGGGCAGGCGCTCACCGCCGTCATTGATCTAACCTTCTCGGTAATCTTCCTCGCAGTGATGTGCATGTACAGCGTTTGGCTCACGCTAATTGTCGCGGTGTCGTTGCCAATCTATGCTGCCATTTCCGCCGGGCTCAATCCAATCCTTCGTGGCAGACTGAATGAGAAATTTGCGCGCGGCGCCGACAACCAGTCGTTTCTGGTCGAAGCAGTCTCCAGCTTCGAAACCGTCAAATCAATGGCGGTTGAGCCGCAGTTTGTCAGGCGCTGGGAGGGGCAACTAGCAGCTTACGTCGCTGCAGGCTTTCGCGTCTCCTCGCTTGGCAATGTAGGGCAGCAGCTGATCCAGCTTGTGGGTAAGTTCGTGACGCTTGGAATACATCGGACAGAACGCAACCGTAGTGGTCAATCCACAAGGCAATGTGGTCACTACATGGGGAACAAGTGCAGCGGGAGTTGGAAAATGAAACTGGCACTAACTGATCGTCAAAAGGAAATCGTGAGCAACCTTCGTGTCAAAGACGCAGGGAAAAACACGGCGACGTTCGATAGCCTGGATGCGGGGGAAATGACCTTCGCTGAGATTGATGTGATATGCGGGCTGATAAACGCAGAGTTCATGATGGAAGGTATATTGCCGACCTTTGAACCCAACGAGTACGGGCTAGAGCTGGAGAGATTACTTGATCTGATCAACAGGCCTAGATTGAGGACGTAG
- a CDS encoding undecaprenyl-diphosphate phosphatase, with protein MDWLMACKALILGVVEGLTEFLPVSSTGHLIVAGSLLNFTDAHAKTFDVVIQLGAILAVCWEFRRRIGSVVTGLPSRPDARRFTLNVIIATIPAIVLGLLFEKSIKAALFSPVPVAFALVAGGVVILWAEARQRARGNAPARVQNVDELSPLDALKVGLAQCFALIPGMSRSGSTIIGGMLFGLERRVATEFSFFLAIPIIFGATAYELYKDWHLLSVDALGSFALGFVAAFVSAFACVRWLLRYISAHDFTVFAWYRIGFGLLILLVGYSGALSWAD; from the coding sequence ATGGACTGGCTAATGGCTTGCAAGGCGCTGATTCTGGGCGTCGTCGAAGGGTTGACGGAATTTCTGCCGGTGTCGAGCACCGGGCATCTGATCGTCGCGGGCAGTCTGCTGAATTTCACGGACGCGCACGCGAAAACCTTCGACGTCGTGATCCAGCTCGGCGCGATTCTCGCCGTGTGCTGGGAGTTCCGGCGGCGTATCGGCAGTGTGGTGACCGGTTTGCCGAGCCGTCCCGACGCGCGCCGCTTCACGCTGAACGTGATCATTGCGACGATTCCGGCGATCGTGCTGGGCTTGCTGTTCGAGAAGTCGATCAAGGCGGCGCTGTTTTCGCCGGTGCCGGTCGCGTTCGCGCTGGTGGCGGGCGGCGTGGTGATTCTGTGGGCGGAAGCGCGGCAGCGCGCGCGCGGCAATGCGCCGGCGCGCGTGCAAAACGTCGACGAACTGAGCCCGCTCGACGCGTTGAAAGTTGGCCTCGCGCAGTGTTTCGCGCTGATTCCGGGCATGTCGCGCTCGGGCTCGACGATCATCGGCGGGATGTTGTTCGGTCTCGAACGGCGCGTCGCCACCGAGTTTTCGTTCTTCCTCGCGATTCCGATCATTTTCGGCGCGACCGCTTACGAGCTCTATAAAGACTGGCACCTGCTTTCCGTCGATGCGCTCGGCAGCTTCGCGCTCGGCTTCGTGGCGGCCTTTGTCAGCGCGTTCGCCTGCGTGCGCTGGTTGCTGCGCTATATCTCCGCGCACGATTTCACCGTGTTCGCCTGGTATCGGATCGGCTTCGGCTTATTGATCCTGCTGGTTGGTTATAGCGGCGCGCTGAGTTGGGCGGATTGA
- a CDS encoding lambda-exonuclease family protein, producing MSQPESAGPGRNRPALRLVETKDLAREDWLKVRKSGIGGSDAAAAVGLNPYMSPLELWLDKTGRDAGLAKPDPHDTSEPIYWGTLLEPIVAAAYTQQTGNRVRKVNAVLQHSTISFMLANLDREIVGVPGVQILECKTAGEFGARLWRDGVPEYVQLQVQHQLAVTGKLAADVAVLLCGQKLEVHRIERDDELIARLIPLEARFWRYVETDTPPPADGSESADRALRHLYPGNAGTVDFTDDRRMSQAFADLVAVRGEIELREEHGAKLKQTIQQAMGDASRARFETGEVSFKRSKDSDGIDLKRLLADHPELESQYAITKPGSRRFLINV from the coding sequence ATGTCTCAACCTGAATCAGCAGGACCCGGCAGGAACCGTCCGGCATTGCGGCTTGTTGAAACGAAGGATCTTGCGCGTGAAGACTGGCTCAAGGTGAGGAAATCCGGGATTGGCGGATCGGATGCAGCCGCCGCCGTAGGACTCAACCCGTACATGAGCCCGCTGGAGCTGTGGCTCGACAAGACCGGACGCGATGCCGGACTGGCAAAACCCGACCCGCACGACACGTCTGAGCCCATCTACTGGGGCACGCTGCTTGAGCCGATCGTTGCTGCCGCCTATACACAGCAGACCGGCAATCGCGTACGCAAGGTTAACGCAGTCCTTCAGCATTCGACCATCTCCTTCATGCTCGCGAACCTCGACCGCGAAATCGTTGGCGTGCCGGGCGTGCAGATTCTGGAGTGCAAGACCGCTGGCGAGTTTGGTGCACGGCTCTGGCGCGATGGCGTACCGGAATACGTGCAGTTGCAGGTGCAACACCAGCTTGCCGTCACCGGCAAGCTGGCTGCCGATGTCGCAGTGCTGCTGTGCGGCCAGAAGCTGGAGGTTCACCGCATCGAGCGCGACGACGAACTCATTGCCCGCCTGATCCCGCTCGAGGCGCGGTTCTGGCGCTACGTCGAAACGGATACCCCGCCGCCTGCGGACGGATCGGAATCGGCCGATCGCGCATTGCGGCACCTGTATCCGGGCAATGCCGGCACGGTGGACTTTACTGACGACCGGCGCATGTCGCAGGCCTTCGCCGATCTGGTCGCCGTGCGGGGCGAGATCGAACTTCGCGAGGAGCACGGGGCGAAGCTCAAACAGACCATCCAGCAGGCCATGGGCGACGCATCCCGGGCGCGGTTCGAGACTGGCGAAGTCTCATTCAAACGTAGCAAAGACTCGGACGGCATCGATCTGAAACGGTTGCTGGCCGATCACCCCGAACTCGAATCGCAGTACGCCATCACGAAACCCGGCTCACGCCGCTTCCTCATTAACGTCTGA
- the hemN gene encoding oxygen-independent coproporphyrinogen III oxidase — protein MTTAETLFRPDLLAKYSANGPRYTSYPTALQFRDEFDPADYLRAAADPGAATTDLSLYFHIPFCDTVCFYCGCNKVATKNRAHARPYLDQLKREMALQAACFDTRRPVSQLHLGGGTPTFLSHDEMAELMAAAREHFTLLPEAEGEYSIEVDPREASPDTIAHLRKLGFNRLSLGVQDFDPVVQQAINRIQPLAMTASVMQAARETGFHSIGVDLIYGLPHQTVESFSRTLDTMLELAPDRLSVFAYAHMPQLFKMQRQMDPATLPSPTVRLAILQRVVERLTGAGYVYIGMDHFALPTDELARAQAQRTLHRNFQGYSTRAECDLIGFGASSIGKVGDVYAQNVKDLPGYAAAIDAGRLAITRGVRLTADDRLRRDVITQLMCNLELRFDEFEAAYGIRFADTFEPELERLRSFEDDGLVTLGAGKLEVRMAGRMLVRNIAMVFDRYLGQQTLERFSRTV, from the coding sequence ATGACCACCGCCGAGACGCTGTTCCGCCCCGACCTGCTCGCCAAATACAGCGCGAACGGTCCACGGTATACGTCCTATCCGACCGCGCTGCAGTTCCGCGACGAGTTCGATCCCGCCGACTACCTGCGCGCCGCCGCCGACCCGGGCGCCGCTACGACGGACCTGTCGCTGTACTTCCATATTCCGTTCTGCGACACCGTGTGCTTCTACTGCGGCTGCAACAAGGTCGCGACAAAGAACCGCGCCCACGCGCGGCCCTACCTCGACCAGTTGAAGCGCGAGATGGCGTTACAGGCCGCCTGTTTCGACACGCGGCGTCCGGTGTCGCAACTGCATTTAGGCGGCGGCACGCCGACCTTCCTGTCGCACGATGAAATGGCGGAGTTGATGGCCGCCGCGCGCGAGCACTTTACGTTGCTGCCCGAAGCCGAAGGCGAGTATTCGATCGAAGTCGATCCGCGTGAAGCCTCGCCCGACACGATCGCGCATTTGCGCAAGCTCGGCTTCAACCGGCTCAGCCTCGGCGTACAGGATTTCGATCCGGTCGTGCAGCAGGCGATCAACCGCATTCAGCCGCTCGCCATGACCGCGTCGGTCATGCAAGCCGCGCGCGAGACCGGCTTTCATTCGATCGGCGTCGATCTGATCTACGGGCTGCCGCATCAAACGGTTGAGAGCTTCAGCCGCACGCTCGACACGATGCTCGAACTCGCGCCGGATCGTCTCTCGGTGTTCGCTTACGCGCATATGCCGCAGCTCTTCAAGATGCAACGGCAGATGGACCCGGCCACGCTGCCGTCACCGACAGTGCGGCTCGCGATCCTGCAACGGGTGGTCGAGCGCCTGACCGGCGCGGGCTACGTGTACATCGGCATGGATCACTTCGCGCTGCCCACCGACGAGCTCGCGCGCGCCCAGGCGCAGCGTACCTTGCACCGCAATTTCCAGGGCTACAGCACGCGCGCGGAATGCGATCTGATCGGCTTCGGTGCGTCGTCGATCGGCAAGGTCGGCGATGTCTACGCGCAGAACGTCAAGGACCTGCCTGGCTACGCCGCCGCGATCGACGCAGGCCGGCTCGCGATCACACGCGGCGTGCGCCTCACCGCCGACGACCGTCTGCGCCGCGACGTGATCACGCAACTGATGTGCAATCTGGAACTCCGCTTCGACGAATTCGAAGCGGCTTACGGCATTCGCTTCGCCGACACATTCGAGCCCGAGCTGGAGCGTCTGCGCAGTTTCGAAGACGACGGACTGGTCACGCTCGGCGCCGGCAAGCTCGAAGTGCGAATGGCCGGACGCATGCTGGTGCGCAACATCGCGATGGTGTTCGACCGCTACCTCGGTCAGCAGACACTCGAACGATTTTCGCGGACGGTTTGA
- a CDS encoding DUF1439 domain-containing protein, which translates to MIEPTAPARRRFLLAALTSCSALGITISLAACATPTFPFIPSHYTFSQQQVQDAVQRKFPYQRTVSQVFDVALSNPVVGFLPDANRISVKLDARFASPFMPQPVDGVFTLSSELAYDAASKSVVLKSPNVDNVSVSGQAQAYTQQISAAAAVLATQLLTNYPIYTFKPEQLQFAGVNYEPGTITILTNGIRVQIVEK; encoded by the coding sequence ATGATTGAACCCACCGCGCCGGCCCGGCGCCGCTTTCTGCTCGCCGCGCTGACAAGCTGTAGCGCGCTGGGCATCACCATCTCGCTGGCCGCTTGCGCGACGCCGACTTTCCCGTTCATCCCCTCGCACTACACGTTCTCGCAGCAGCAGGTGCAGGACGCGGTGCAGCGCAAATTCCCGTATCAGCGCACGGTTTCGCAAGTGTTTGACGTGGCGCTGTCCAACCCGGTGGTCGGCTTCCTGCCGGACGCGAACCGTATTTCGGTGAAGCTCGACGCGCGTTTCGCGAGCCCGTTCATGCCGCAGCCGGTCGACGGCGTCTTCACGCTATCGAGCGAACTCGCCTATGACGCCGCCAGCAAGTCGGTCGTGCTGAAGTCGCCGAACGTCGACAATGTTAGCGTGAGCGGCCAGGCGCAGGCCTATACGCAACAGATCAGCGCCGCAGCGGCGGTGCTCGCCACCCAATTGCTGACCAACTATCCGATTTACACCTTTAAGCCCGAACAGTTGCAATTTGCCGGCGTGAATTACGAACCCGGTACAATCACGATCCTTACAAACGGCATACGCGTGCAGATCGTCGAAAAATGA
- a CDS encoding VOC family protein, with protein sequence MISHVFVGVNDFDRAFKFYSVLMNELGHKLKFCEPDKPWAGWVAEGLPRPLFLIGQPYDGNPAKRGNGQMVALLATNRRSVDNAYTNALANEGSCEGPPGLRAHYHPDYYGAYFRDPEGNKICVCCHDPEPQ encoded by the coding sequence ATGATTTCGCATGTTTTTGTCGGCGTTAACGACTTCGACCGTGCCTTCAAATTCTATTCGGTCTTGATGAATGAATTGGGGCATAAATTGAAGTTCTGTGAACCCGATAAGCCTTGGGCGGGTTGGGTAGCCGAGGGACTGCCCCGTCCGCTCTTTCTTATTGGTCAGCCCTACGATGGCAACCCCGCCAAACGCGGAAATGGTCAAATGGTGGCGTTGCTCGCCACTAATCGCCGATCAGTCGACAACGCATACACTAACGCGCTGGCGAACGAGGGCTCTTGCGAAGGCCCACCCGGTTTGAGAGCGCACTATCACCCCGACTATTACGGTGCGTACTTCCGTGATCCTGAGGGAAACAAGATTTGTGTTTGCTGTCACGATCCGGAACCACAGTAG
- a CDS encoding GntR family transcriptional regulator — protein MHSLRYLNLTPQRGWTCTAIVAALETAIPSGHIRAADVMPSQRLMADFMGVPSNTVNRAMREAARRGLVSAHTRPGTTVIARPKT, from the coding sequence ATGCATTCATTGCGTTACCTGAACTTAACCCCGCAACGCGGTTGGACCTGCACAGCCATTGTCGCCGCGCTGGAAACGGCGATCCCTTCCGGCCATATCCGGGCAGCCGATGTAATGCCCTCCCAGCGGCTGATGGCCGACTTCATGGGTGTCCCTAGCAACACTGTCAATCGCGCCATGCGGGAAGCGGCACGACGTGGCCTCGTCAGTGCACACACCCGCCCCGGTACGACGGTTATTGCCCGGCCAAAGACGTAA